From one Nitrospira sp. genomic stretch:
- a CDS encoding TIR domain-containing protein yields MPSVFLSYSRADLPLIEQLEARLRASSSEISIWRDQEKIYGGQKWPKVLGEAIADQDVFLLAWSKHATASHFVELEWNTAIALKKTIIPCLLDGTPLAPSLRAFHGYPVRDVDGLATSLATASLADQSRRTPVIHKLNDITATEENAVLTQAKAVFAQQQWTIQGNVYQAAGDIHIHHEPSTPAGTVKVKPLVEKWQAWTGLLVALLTAATLLTDLPAKWSGSPPLPVPLEQPHVPFEQQLSGTVLDEATGEPLQGVVISLPDFDMKKTTESNGHFQFRVTKEKQARIKFAAQKNGYKSYTNYATLGNTDLRFPMEKGE; encoded by the coding sequence ATGCCCAGCGTCTTTCTCAGCTACTCACGCGCAGACCTACCGTTGATCGAGCAACTGGAGGCCCGCCTTCGCGCGTCGTCGTCCGAGATTTCCATCTGGCGTGACCAGGAGAAGATTTATGGCGGGCAGAAATGGCCGAAGGTGTTGGGCGAGGCCATTGCGGATCAGGATGTCTTTCTGCTCGCCTGGTCGAAGCACGCGACCGCATCCCATTTCGTCGAGCTGGAATGGAATACCGCTATCGCGCTCAAGAAGACCATCATCCCCTGCCTACTTGATGGCACGCCCCTGGCTCCCTCGCTCAGAGCGTTTCATGGCTATCCAGTGCGGGATGTCGATGGGCTAGCCACCTCGTTGGCAACTGCGTCGCTGGCTGACCAAAGCAGACGAACGCCCGTCATTCACAAACTGAATGACATCACGGCGACGGAAGAGAACGCTGTGCTCACACAGGCCAAGGCCGTTTTCGCGCAGCAACAATGGACCATTCAAGGAAACGTCTACCAGGCTGCGGGCGATATCCACATCCACCATGAGCCGTCCACGCCAGCCGGAACAGTGAAAGTCAAACCGCTTGTCGAGAAGTGGCAGGCATGGACTGGTCTGCTTGTGGCTCTTCTAACCGCAGCGACGCTCCTCACAGATCTTCCAGCGAAGTGGAGCGGGTCACCTCCCTTACCTGTGCCTTTAGAGCAACCACATGTGCCCTTTGAGCAACAGCTCTCAGGAACTGTACTGGACGAAGCAACCGGGGAACCTCTACAGGGCGTCGTCATCTCTCTGCCGGATTTCGACATGAAGAAAACGACCGAATCAAATGGACACTTTCAGTTTCGGGTCACGAAGGAAAAACAAGCTCGGATCAAATTCGCAGCCCAGAAGAACGGCTACAAGAGTTACACAAACTACGCCACCCTGGGGAATACGGATCTCCGTTTCCCCATGGAGAAGGGGGAATAA